The Bubalus kerabau isolate K-KA32 ecotype Philippines breed swamp buffalo chromosome X, PCC_UOA_SB_1v2, whole genome shotgun sequence genome has a segment encoding these proteins:
- the PABPC5 gene encoding polyadenylate-binding protein 5: MGSGEPNPAGKKKKYLKAALYVGDLDPDVTEDMLYKKFRPAGPLRFTRICRDPVTRSPLGYGYVNFRFPADAEWALNTMNFDLINGKPFRLMWSQPDDRLRKSGIGNIFIKNLDKSIDNRALFYLFSAFGSILSCKVVCDDNGSKGYAYVHFDSLAAANRAIWHMNGVRLNNRQVYVGRFKFPEERAAEVRTRDRATFTNVFVKNFGDDMDDDKLKELFSEYGPTESVKVIRDSSGKSKGFGFVRYETHEAAQKAVLDLHGKSIDGKVLYVGRAQKKIERLAELRRRFERLRLKEKSRPPGVPIYIKNLDETIDDEKLKEEFSSFGSISRAKVMVEVGQGKGFGVVCFSSFEEATKAVDEMNGRIVGSKPLQVTLGQARRRW; this comes from the coding sequence ATGGGGAGTGGGGAGCCTAATCCTGCtggcaagaaaaagaagtacCTCAAGGCTGCCCTGTATGTGGGTGACTTGGACCCAGATGTTACTGAGGACATGTTATATAAAAAGTTCAGGCCTGCTGGACCTCTGCGCTTCACCCGAATCTGCCGTGACCCAGTGACCCGCAGCCCCCTGGGCTATGGCTACGTTAACTTCCGCTTTCCTGCGGATGCTGAGTGGGCGCTGAACACCATGAATTTTGATTTGATTAATGGCAAACCATTCCGTCTAATGTGGTCTCAGCCAGATGACCGCTTAAGAAAGTCTGGAATTGGAAATATATTCATCAAAAACCTGGACAAATCCATTGACAACAGGGCCCTTTTTTATCTGTTTTCAGCTTTTGGGAGCATTCTCTCCTGCAAAGTCGTATGCGATGACAATGGCTCTAAGGGTTATGCCTATGTGCACTTTGACAGCCTGGCCGCTGCCAATAGGGCCATCTGGCACATGAACGGAGTGCGGCTCAACAACCGCCAGGTGTACGTTGGCCGATTCAAATTTCCGGAAGAGAGGGCTGCTGAAGTTAGAACTAGGGATAGAGCGACTTTCACTAATGTTTTCGTTAAAAACTTTGGAGATGACATGGATGACGACAAACTGAAGGAACTTTTCAGTGAGTATGGGCCAACTGAAAGCGTTAAGGTAATAAGAGATTCCAGTGGGAAATCGAAAGGCTTTGGATTTGTGAGATATGAGACACATGAGGCTGCCCAAAAGGCTGTGTTAGATCTGCATGGAAAGTCCATCGATGGGAAAGTGCTCTATGTAGGGCGAGCACAGAAGAAAATTGAACGTCTTGCAGAGTTAAGGAGAAGATTTGAGCGGctgagattaaaagaaaaaagtcggCCTCCAGGGGTGCCTATCTATATTAAGAACCTGGACGAGACCATTGATGATGAAAAACTGAAGGAGGAATTTTCTTCCTTTGGGTCAATTAGTCGGGCCAAAGTGATGGTGGAGGTGGGGCAAGGCAAAGGGTTTGGtgttgtctgcttctcctctTTTGAAGAGGCTACCAAAGCAGTAGATGAGATGAATGGTCGCATAGTGGGTTCCAAGCCTCTGCAGGTCACTCTGGGCCAGGCCAGGCGCAGGTGGTGA